One window from the genome of Gimesia aquarii encodes:
- a CDS encoding SRPBCC family protein, producing MKSATLSVTIAATPQDVFDYVSDLQNMPLWAVNYCQGVRQEGDRWIVTTPFGEIETTVEANAEYGIVDFHSQAAADVDVLTPTRVVANGEQTEYIFTFFQDPGMSNQEFQAGQKSLQEELNLLKRLVEEKS from the coding sequence ATGAAATCTGCTACATTAAGCGTCACTATTGCCGCTACTCCTCAGGACGTATTCGACTATGTCTCTGACCTGCAAAATATGCCACTTTGGGCTGTCAATTATTGCCAGGGAGTTCGTCAAGAGGGCGATCGATGGATTGTGACGACCCCGTTTGGCGAAATCGAAACGACTGTTGAAGCCAACGCCGAGTATGGTATTGTGGACTTCCACTCACAAGCTGCAGCTGATGTAGACGTTTTGACGCCTACTCGTGTCGTCGCGAATGGTGAGCAGACCGAGTATATTTTCACTTTTTTTCAAGATCCAGGCATGTCTAATCAAGAATTTCAAGCGGGTCAAAAGAGTTTGCAGGAAGAACTGAATCTTCTCAAGCGACTGGTAGAGGAGAAATCATGA
- a CDS encoding RNA polymerase sigma factor — MNLDILVEKARAGSREALEQVVEAIQDEIYRLSIRMLWHPHDAEDATQEILIRVVTNLNAFRGDSAFKTWVYRIASNHLLTTRKRRAEQKPISFEEFAADHAEGLSDAPPDGYTEAEQKLLVQEVKIGCTQAMLLCLDRDHRLTYILGEILEFTSVEGAAILEITPEAFRKRLSRSRERIQQFMEGHCGLVNSGAACRCHKRVKQAIKLEHVDPNHLLFPNHPASEKMEIADVEQHVAQLEALHKSAAVFRSNPEFDAPGKLLKTVQSLFDSD; from the coding sequence ATGAATCTCGATATACTCGTCGAAAAAGCGAGAGCCGGTAGTCGTGAAGCACTCGAACAGGTTGTCGAGGCGATTCAGGATGAGATCTACCGTTTGTCAATTCGCATGCTTTGGCATCCTCACGATGCCGAAGATGCGACGCAGGAGATTCTCATTCGGGTTGTGACAAATCTGAATGCATTTCGTGGCGATTCGGCTTTCAAGACGTGGGTATATCGCATTGCCTCGAATCATTTGCTCACAACGCGCAAGCGGCGCGCGGAACAGAAACCCATCAGCTTTGAGGAGTTCGCCGCTGATCATGCAGAAGGACTTTCCGATGCGCCACCCGACGGGTATACAGAAGCCGAACAAAAGCTCCTGGTCCAGGAAGTCAAAATCGGCTGCACACAGGCGATGTTACTTTGCCTGGACCGAGACCACCGACTGACGTACATTCTCGGCGAGATTCTGGAATTCACCAGCGTTGAGGGAGCAGCCATTTTGGAGATCACTCCAGAGGCATTTCGAAAACGACTCTCCCGCAGTCGAGAGCGAATTCAGCAGTTCATGGAAGGACATTGCGGGTTAGTCAATTCCGGAGCGGCATGCCGGTGTCACAAACGAGTCAAACAAGCAATTAAACTGGAACATGTAGATCCGAACCATCTGCTCTTCCCAAATCATCCGGCTTCCGAGAAGATGGAAATTGCAGATGTTGAACAACATGTCGCTCAACTCGAAGCCCTCCATAAGAGTGCCGCCGTATTTCGCTCGAATCCTGAATTTGACGCACCCGGGAAACTTCTGAAAACGGTTCAATCTCTGTTTGATTCGGATTAG